The following is a genomic window from Nymphaea colorata isolate Beijing-Zhang1983 chromosome 3, ASM883128v2, whole genome shotgun sequence.
GATCAGTTGTGTCAGAAGAAGCTActtcaacaattcaaaagaagtTAGAAGAGATTCACTTCTCAGATGGTCAGCATGTCATTATTCCAAATCACCTTCAAGTTCCTGAGTCTGAAAGATCTGCGTTGAGTTTTGGAAGCTTTGGTGCTAGCTTTGAGGTTGGTGGTGTATCAAGTGATCTGGATGGTGGGAAAAGCTCTACTCCTCTGTCTGAATCGTCCCAAGTGGTAGATGAAAGTTCTGAGGAGCCTTCATCAAGGTATGAAACATCTCTTATGTTGTTGTTCACTTAATCCATAGACAAACAGCAGTTGGAGAGCTTCTGATTTAGTGTGTTTCAGAAAGAAATGCTGTGTTCTAATTGTGAAATCAAGTTTATGTTGATCAGATGTTTTGCTTGGTGGTTTCTATGTGGTTTCCGTGCTTAAAGGACCTGAACTGGGGCTGCTTGTTGTTTTGCCTTGagaatgcctttttttttttttttctaaactttgCTGAATGTTTGAATGCTGCAGCGTTCCTAATGCCAACTTAAGCAATCAGGCAGAGTATCTTGATGTTCCACAGTCAACCCCTCATGGAACAGACGATTTAGCACCCAGTGATGCCAACGTTTCAACAAATGTTGGGGAAGATTTGGAATCTGATCAAACCAAGACGGATGCTGGTCCTGCATCAGGTGGTCCACAGTACTCTGCTGTACAAGCTGCTCCTAACTATTCCACCTTTGGTTTGATTCCACCGATAATGTCCGGCCAGTTTCCTCCACTTGAAAGCAGTGAACCTCAGGGCTGTGATGTCTCTCGCATTCCAAGTTTTGTTGTAAGCCTTTTAATCTTTATGTCCAATttactgtgtgtgtgtgtttgcataTATTTGCATTCAAGTTTGTCTTCCTAATTATTTTTCCATGTCTCATTCTGTTGTTTAGGTTCAGCAACCATTTGATCCGTCAACAAGCTACTATGCTCCATTCTACCGGCCTGGCACTGATGGTGATGCTCGCGTTGCTCAATTTCTTGTCCCTGGTTCATCTACAAAATACAATGGAAACATTGCTGTATTGTCTGCTCAGTCAGGCCCATCTCTGGCAGAGGTTGTTGAATTCTGACTTACTAGCTTCTGTTTTTCTCATTACTTTTATCATTGTACATTCATGCTAATTCCTACTTCCAAGTCATAATAATTTCCTTGTTTCTGTAATGATATCTATCCATCGGACTTGGTCAGTGCTGGACGTTTTCTTGTTTCCACTAGAGGTTTCTTAAAGATCTTATAATGCTAATTGCCAAAATATTTTGGTGAATCAACTTCATTGTTACGTATCCTTTGGTCTATCTTGTAGACTCTGATAATGTTGTGCTGCATGGTTAGGTAGAAATCTATGTCTTCGGAAGGTGGTATAATGCCTCTGTTACACCTTACAATGCTTTATGTGTGACTATTCTCAGTTTGATTTTTCAGCTATGCATGTTGTTATCGTTATTTTCTGAAACAGTTATAGgtattttttttgagaaattcacGATTTCCTCATCCCTATCATGAAAGCAACTTGATACTTCTGACATGATAGAAATATGTGTTGCTCTCAACCCTGGCTTTTGCTTATTGGTTATTGTTTGTTTCTGCAGCAAATTTTTCACTTGCTTTGTGTGTGCATTTTTGAGGCAGGGTGcatgttttcttgttcttgttcatATTATTTTACTAGTAGAGTAATTGAtatcttttgtctttttttttttggggtggggCTGATGGCAGAGTGGAAACTCTCTTGTTCTATCAAGCACTGCTTCCTCGCCTCTTGGAGCCCAAACTGCTGGAGTCATGCAGAGTTCTATTGCTGTAAACCAGCAACCTGTGCCTGTATTTAGGCAACCTGCTGGCATGCATATATCACATTATCCTCCTAACTATCTTCATTACAACCAATATTTCCCTCCAGTCTACGTTCCACCACCatctcttcatcattttctaagtaATACTGCTTTCCCTCAGCAACCTCCAGCTGGTCTGATGTTCCCACCACCTGCTGCTGCAGCCGCAACTCCAGTCAagtattctctctctcaatacAAGCCTGGAACGAACCTTGGTAATGCAACCAATGTAGGAATGCCAGCTGGATATGGAAATTATAGCTCAGCTCCGGCTGGATATAGTTCCAGTCCTCCTGTGACTACAGGAAACTCTAGCGGGAATGAGGACATTGGTGGGTCACAGTTCAAAGAAAACAATGTCTACATTGCTGGGCAGCAGGTATGCTAAACATAACTTTTACTTAAAACTTCATTGCTTGCTCTATTCCTATCATTTCTGTGTTTCTCTCTAGCTTACTTTCATGTTGTGTTGTCAGTTTCTCTTTCACTTTCATGGACAAGTTTTTGcatgtttcttcctttttctgagCTTCCTCTGAACTAGTCATGCTGAAGTATCCGTTTTTGGATTACAGAGTGAGGGCTCCGGTGTCTGGGTTCCTGCTCCTGGCCGGGATGTTTCAAGTTTGCAGGCTAGCTTGTTCTACAACTTGCCTCCTCAAGGGCAGCATGTGACATTTGGTCCTACCCAAGGAGGCCATGGTGCATTTGCAGGGATTTTTCACCCAGCACAGACCATGGCAGCAGCTACAGTGCATCCTCTCTTGCAGCAGTCGCAGACCATTGGCCCTGCCGTAGAAGTTGCTGGGCCACAAGCTGGAGTCTATCAGCAATCACAACAGATAAATTGGGGCAATACTTattgaaaattaataaattgaCACCAGAATTTCTTAAAGCAGAATGAGAAAACTTGCATGGATCATCGGCCTGAGATCTGtgaatgtacatatatacacaagGAGGCCAAGATGGAATATGGAACCAGGTCCCTGTTTCCGCCTGCCTAAGTATTGAAGAAAATGTCAAGTTGCTTGGTTGGAAGGAATTCATCATTGACTCATTATTAACCATTTAAGTTAGTCGGTGGAGGGTACGTGTagatcctccttttcctttgtccCTTTTCTGGTTTCCCTGGTGAGTTTAAGTTTTGAATTATTGTGGGTGGTAAAAGTTTAGCGTCGTTCTTCCGCTTTTCCCTCTCGTTTCCTTGAATTTTGTTTGAGGTTTTAGGGCTGGAAGGTAAGTATGAAATGGTggggttttcattattttccaCTGACTTACCTCTGTAGAGTAAATTTTTCCTATAGCAGATGTATTAAACTTGTTGTAATTGGTATAAGGGAATCACCATCTCTCTAAGTTCCTTTTTATTTGGCTTCCTTCTTCGTTGATAGTTGTAATTTTCTGTGGGAACGGggaattttttttctgtagTTGTCATAACGGCCAATAATTTGGCGGTTTGCCCTTGATTTATCAAATAATAAAAGTATCGAAGGTTTTCGTCTTTGCACAGTTCTTGTTATGGCTAGGAAGGCCAGCGGAAGTAGAGATGGTATGTTTCAATTAGGGTTTTCTTGCAGAGATTATTAGTGTTCATTCACTCTTGGGGAAGGCcgagaactctctctctctctccccatccCCTTCCGTACACACACAGGCGCACAAGGATTGCAACTATAGATTTAAAGTGGGTAATGTCCgttagagggagagagatcctCTTCCATCTGATGCATAAATGGCTTCTTGATTTTCCTGCAGCCATTGATGTAATGGCGTCTTGACTTTACCTGTGGCCATTGATCTCCAGTGGATGGTCAGAATATGGAGCTGTTTTGTCTCTTTATGCCGCATGTAACGTAGGTTGCTTTTGTTAAGATTCGTGGCTGCATCAAAATGTGTAATTTggaagatatttattttaaacaaattgaggatCTCAATAACTTAGGCTTTAAATTCacattatatgtaaataaaataaggatttAAGGCTGGATTGGGAGTTTTGATCCTAAATTCGTGGACTTGAGATTCAATTATGCTTCAATCCGCATTTCTCTAAAAAGGGAGAGCGAATAAGTCTGCTTCTTTCTATGGTTTCTGAGTCTCCAGCGTGTACATACTTGCGAGCTTATTTTCTAATTTCAAGTAAAGTCCTATCGATGCATTTTCTGTAAAATCTCCAAATTTTAGTATCTGTCAAATTCAAGTTAAGAAGTTCTTTCTGCAACGTGAacatctctttaatatttttaacttcTTTGATGCATTTATGTCTTAACCCGGAGAGCTTATACAAATGTAAGTATGTGATGGATGTCGACCACACTTTTTCTGCACCTCCATAGACTACTAATACTGGGTCACAAAAGCGTGTTCCTTAACTTGATTAACTAGGCACTTCATATATTTGTAAGCCTTTCAATGCTTTAAAGATATACGAATTAAAGAACTTAGTAAACTTTTACATCCGACTAAGGAAAAGGCCAAAAAATAATGTCTTTGTATGGTAAACTTGGACATGATGGTGGCTTTGAGCGGCTGAATTTTGGTCCATTACATGCCCCAAGTTAGacttggagggaaagggagaaggaaaTCTGATAGTCAAGCTTGAACTTCACATTTGGTTGATAAGGCATGATTGATCCCTGGGTTGCACTTCTTCGGTTCGAAGACATAGATTGGATTCTGCAGGGAAACCACTCTGAATATGTTGAATCCAGTGGTATCACATGCGCTGTGGATCCAGGTTCGTATCCATTAAATGGGTTCGCACCAGTATTTGGATCTAATGGCATCACCTTGTATTCAAATCCAGATCTACATCCCTGCCCACGGAGCGTCAAAAGATTCATGGGTCATTATCATAACCCGAACTGCTCCTGAACGAATATAGACAATCCATTCAGAATATTGTCTTCTCAACCCGGATCCGACCTGCCACTagcctccctttccctccctttcatTACTTTTCGCTCCAGGCCCTGGACCTTCGTTCGTGCTTGAGGTCTGGAAGCGGACTTTCAAACCAAGCTGGGTTTTAAtcggagagtgagagagagtagGGTTTAAGGGGGGCGGAGAGAATGGGGAAGAAGACGGCCAGGGTCTCGGCTCTGGACATGCCGGACGTCCCAATGGGGCAGCTTCCGGAGCACCTCCAGCTCCAGAGGACCCGCGTCCTCTGTGCATCCGATGCTCCATCTCACGTAAGgactctctctcgctctctctgtctTCGAGGTTTTCTGGAATTCGTGGTCTGTTagtttggtgatttttttttttctttttttctgaattttgcgGAGAGTTAGAGCGTTTTGGCTTCTTGTTTTcaatttatcctttttttttttcagttgttttaTTGATACTTTTTCAATCGATTCTCTAGATAGGGTCTTGTTCTGTTGATTCGTTTCCTTTCTACCATCTagctttcattttgttttttgtggcCAATGATGCGAATTTgcaacttctctctctttctctacccCTCTCTAATCTTGTAGCTCTTTTGCTGACTCTAGCTTATTGACATCTTGGTCGATGTTAGATAATTTCGCTCGTTTTGGTCTTTTAGATATAATTGTTCTATGATGATTTATTTCCAAATCTTATTTCTCTTCTCGTCCGGTTTAAATAGTTATTGAATATTATACTGATTTTAGATTCGTAATTTCTTTACATAGTCAAACGTTCTTTTTTGTCACCTGTAAATTTTATTGTGTTTCTATTATGTTTACCTGCTGAAGACAGAGAGCGTTCAGTATTCTGGAGCATATGCCGCGATGGGTATCGATAACGGTCGGGGAGTTGAAagcttttgtaaaaattttaaggtgGAGATAATTAAACTTACGGAGGAGATGATTGAATTTGATATGGTCGGAATTGATGCATCACTTGCTAACGCCTTCAGAAGGATCCTTCTTGCAGAGGTATCATGTTTATCTGAAACGGCAGTTATACATTTATTGGGTTCTGTTTGAGATGCTTCGTTAGATTGTATGCTGGTTAGAAACTGCATCAGCTTGtgttttttatggtttttttatcAGATTGCCTGTTTCGAGAAGTTAGTTCCTTGACAAACTGAAGCCTTTATTAGTTTACATTTTGCTTTGCATCTTTGTTTTTGATCTGCCTTGCACAAGCAGAGGTCAGCAACATCCATTGAGCATCATCAAGACTGATATTAATCGTTTCATTGATTGTATAAAGGGTGGAGGTTGATTATAATAATAGACCATTACCCACCTGTCTCAGCCATCTTTTGCGACCTATTGATATAATTATATCCATCTTTTAGATGAAGGGAGATGAAAAATAGTCTTTTACcaatttgtgttttttaaagGTTAAATTGACAGAAGAATTTCAGTACTGAGTTTTGTACTTAACTGAGTGATGGCAGCTATAGGTGGGTTGATCTTTCAACATGTAAAAATCATAGAAGTTGGCTCTGTCATCCCATCTCGTGCGTGCTGTTAAGCAGAAAGAAAGCTAAAACATCCAACACCAATGGATTGTTCATGTGtgtcttcaaacttcaaaggtGAGGCTGTTGTGAGTTATTGAGGGAGAATACATCAAAatctgaaaaacaaaatcatccTTTTTCCAAGGGGTAGACATTGGTGGTTCAGGTTCTAAACCAACAATGTGTAAACTGAGTCATTCTGTAGAGAATTTAGTTCTTTATGTTGTAACTTATAATTGTGTACTCCAATGAGCAGACTTGCCTGCCATATGTCTGACCCAGTCTGAGGTTTGTGCCTGAAGCAGATTGCGTTATTAATTTAGTAGTCTTTAATAGAAGTGGCTGCCTTTAATCAGCTTGGATTATTTGGCCTGGATTTGGAGGCATGATGTTAAGGCTATGTGCTTGTTTATCAAAAGTCAGTGATTTAATGCATGGGAAGGGTTGTGCTTATACTTGGAACTTGGAAGGCCTTGATCTTGCTGTAGGTTGATTTAGATCCTTTCGGAGATTCTCTTGATATGTTATCTATAAACTCAACTGCTCAGCTTCATAAAGATTCATTTGGATATGCATGTATTGTtttacagaaaacatgttttgatgGTTGGATTGATGCCTATTGATCTATCCAGAGCCGTTAAAAGCTTTAGGAACTTCATAATTAACTACAAAATGCATTGGAAATTTGAGTTACTTTTTATTCTTGCTAGTTGCTACATAATCGGCCATCTAATTCCACCAAGGCATGCgagaaatttatatttgaactGTAAGTGGCAGATTTGGCAGTTGTCTCACCCAGGTAATTAAGAAAGCCAAGTTGGGTTGGTTGTTTAACATTATGGATCTCAGGATCTGTATCTCAATGTCATTTAATCTAGGTCCCCTAGTCAATTTACAATTCTAGAGTCTAAACTATGTAATTAATTGATGATGTAATTTTTAGGTTCATTTGTTTGGTGGCAATGTTGTTTGATCTCATGTTTTTCTATTCCAAATGCAGTAAGCTTTCATGTGTCTTTATATTATATTCATGGATAATTGATATAGATCATGGATGAGTCATTATTTGTGCGGATACAATCATGGACGAATGTTCTTTTTGGTTCCTAAGTTCTCATACATCTTTGTTTGATACTAGGTTCCAACTATGGCTATTGAAAAGGTCTTTATTGCAAATAACACGTCAGTTATTCAAGATGAAGTGCTAGCACATAG
Proteins encoded in this region:
- the LOC116250626 gene encoding GBF-interacting protein 1-like isoform X1 → MSGGFRVGASSSVPASVRKTIQNIKEIAGNHSDDEIYAMLKECSMDPNETAQKLLFQDTFHEVKRKRDKRKENTINKEAGDHRWRAGMQGRGGRGGRGNVSSRYISHDAGGGKTVAAKENGIDQAPEKEAPILSSSCKTQISENKQKSPLSSPISAMPNGSGSTIQDNTVHVHAAPVSEIKDSLAREDLVDRNMIEGSLETPLSEVERSTGSIISAQSGQMAANPGQISSQAPSCLSGVYSSSSDPVINPSHGPRVAGAVGAIRREIGSHRPNHEAITTVPSEVKLAAPNLPDQLNVNKNISNDATNLEQSPSVSDKAMLGTESSSCALVMSKPQAMERSQLQESESTATSTPSGLVVSRPSSNYSSRSQPAVGPQKAVGPSKEWKPKPTVPSSASLTGNRSLSTGMTSTNEVNFQSLPSRSVVSEEATSTIQKKLEEIHFSDGQHVIIPNHLQVPESERSALSFGSFGASFEVGGVSSDLDGGKSSTPLSESSQVVDESSEEPSSSVPNANLSNQAEYLDVPQSTPHGTDDLAPSDANVSTNVGEDLESDQTKTDAGPASGGPQYSAVQAAPNYSTFGLIPPIMSGQFPPLESSEPQGCDVSRIPSFVVQQPFDPSTSYYAPFYRPGTDGDARVAQFLVPGSSTKYNGNIAVLSAQSGPSLAESGNSLVLSSTASSPLGAQTAGVMQSSIAVNQQPVPVFRQPAGMHISHYPPNYLHYNQYFPPVYVPPPSLHHFLSNTAFPQQPPAGLMFPPPAAAAATPVKYSLSQYKPGTNLGNATNVGMPAGYGNYSSAPAGYSSSPPVTTGNSSGNEDIGGSQFKENNVYIAGQQSEGSGVWVPAPGRDVSSLQASLFYNLPPQGQHVTFGPTQGGHGAFAGIFHPAQTMAAATVHPLLQQSQTIGPAVEVAGPQAGVYQQSQQINWGNTY
- the LOC116250626 gene encoding GBF-interacting protein 1-like isoform X2, with translation MSGGFRVGASSSVPASVRKTIQNIKEIAGNHSDDEIYAMLKECSMDPNETAQKLLFQDTFHEVKRKRDKRKENTINKEAGDHRWRAGMQGRGGRGGRGNVSSRYISHDAGGGKTVAAKENGIDQAPEKEAPILSSSCKTQISENKQKSPLSSPISAMPNGSGSTIQDNTVHVHAAPVSEIKDSLAREDLVDRNMIEGSLETPLSEVERSTGSIISAQSGQMAANPGQISSQAPSCLSGVYSSSSDPVINPSHGPRVAGAVGAIRREIGSHRPNHEAITTVPSEVKLAAPNLPDQLNVNKNISNDATNLEQSPSVSDKAMLGTESSSCALVMSKPQAMERSQLQESESTATSTPSGLVVSRPSSNYSSRSQPAVGPQKVGPSKEWKPKPTVPSSASLTGNRSLSTGMTSTNEVNFQSLPSRSVVSEEATSTIQKKLEEIHFSDGQHVIIPNHLQVPESERSALSFGSFGASFEVGGVSSDLDGGKSSTPLSESSQVVDESSEEPSSSVPNANLSNQAEYLDVPQSTPHGTDDLAPSDANVSTNVGEDLESDQTKTDAGPASGGPQYSAVQAAPNYSTFGLIPPIMSGQFPPLESSEPQGCDVSRIPSFVVQQPFDPSTSYYAPFYRPGTDGDARVAQFLVPGSSTKYNGNIAVLSAQSGPSLAESGNSLVLSSTASSPLGAQTAGVMQSSIAVNQQPVPVFRQPAGMHISHYPPNYLHYNQYFPPVYVPPPSLHHFLSNTAFPQQPPAGLMFPPPAAAAATPVKYSLSQYKPGTNLGNATNVGMPAGYGNYSSAPAGYSSSPPVTTGNSSGNEDIGGSQFKENNVYIAGQQSEGSGVWVPAPGRDVSSLQASLFYNLPPQGQHVTFGPTQGGHGAFAGIFHPAQTMAAATVHPLLQQSQTIGPAVEVAGPQAGVYQQSQQINWGNTY